Proteins encoded in a region of the Streptomyces sp. NBC_01298 genome:
- a CDS encoding barstar family protein has product MTLDPRPLAPALEAAEAAGWATVRLDLDGVRSKAELMRRCGGALRLPPWVGGNWDALSDALRDLSWLPAAPGRLIAVTSWRGYAEARPADWETLREVLEEAVDFWRADSGGEGDGPVLTVLLAESGPGPAAGAPPRAPRLKRRRG; this is encoded by the coding sequence ATGACCTTGGACCCGCGGCCCCTGGCCCCCGCGCTCGAAGCGGCCGAGGCCGCCGGGTGGGCGACCGTACGGCTGGATCTGGACGGCGTACGGAGCAAGGCCGAGCTGATGCGGCGGTGTGGCGGCGCGCTGCGGCTGCCGCCGTGGGTCGGGGGGAACTGGGATGCCCTGTCGGATGCGCTGAGGGATCTGTCGTGGTTGCCGGCGGCGCCGGGGCGGCTGATCGCGGTGACCTCTTGGCGGGGGTACGCGGAGGCTCGGCCTGCGGACTGGGAGACGTTGCGGGAGGTCTTGGAGGAGGCCGTCGATTTCTGGCGGGCGGACTCCGGGGGCGAGGGTGACGGGCCGGTGCTGACGGTGCTGCTCGCCGAGTCCGGCCCTGGGCCGGCTGCCGGGGCTCCGCCCCGGGCCCCGCGCCTCAAGCGCCGGCGAGGCTGA
- a CDS encoding group II truncated hemoglobin, whose protein sequence is MSTTPDTTPTIYAWMGGEEAMNRLTDVFYAHALRDEILAPVFAGMDSEHPQHVAVWLAEVFGGPKQYTASHGGHQHMATKHLGRGITEQQRRRWVDLLTDTADEVGLPTDPEFRAVFAYYIEWGTRMALIYSGPNPPPVDAADIPVWSWGQTPPWIPKS, encoded by the coding sequence ATGAGCACCACACCCGACACCACGCCCACCATCTACGCATGGATGGGCGGCGAAGAGGCGATGAACCGCCTCACGGACGTCTTCTACGCGCACGCCCTGCGGGACGAGATCCTGGCCCCGGTCTTCGCCGGCATGGACTCCGAGCACCCGCAGCACGTGGCGGTCTGGCTGGCGGAGGTCTTCGGCGGCCCGAAGCAGTACACCGCCTCCCACGGCGGCCACCAGCACATGGCCACCAAGCACCTGGGCCGCGGCATCACCGAACAGCAGCGCCGCCGCTGGGTGGACCTGCTGACGGACACGGCCGACGAGGTGGGCCTGCCCACGGACCCGGAGTTCCGCGCGGTCTTCGCGTACTACATCGAGTGGGGCACCCGCATGGCCCTGATCTACTCGGGCCCCAACCCACCCCCGGTCGACGCGGCCGACATCCCGGTCTGGTCCTGGGGCCAGACCCCACCCTGGATCCCGAAGTCCTGA
- a CDS encoding putative quinol monooxygenase gives MTTTVEYIRYRIALDDQPAFEDAYVRASEALAASPECVDYELARCEEEPERYILRIRWTSIDAHLNGFRKGEHFPAFFTAIRPYVTAIEEMQHYLVTKVAGPGKASTPS, from the coding sequence ATGACCACCACCGTCGAATACATCCGCTACCGGATCGCATTGGACGACCAGCCGGCTTTCGAGGACGCGTACGTCAGGGCCTCCGAGGCCCTGGCCGCCTCGCCGGAGTGCGTCGACTACGAACTCGCCCGCTGCGAGGAGGAGCCCGAACGCTACATCCTCCGCATCCGCTGGACCTCGATCGACGCCCACCTGAACGGATTCCGCAAGGGCGAGCACTTCCCCGCGTTCTTCACGGCGATCCGCCCGTACGTCACGGCCATCGAGGAAATGCAGCACTACCTCGTCACCAAGGTGGCCGGCCCCGGAAAGGCTTCCACCCCGTCATGA
- a CDS encoding FAD-dependent oxidoreductase: protein MAVDDDPQVLRAVRRDLRSAYGDRYRVLGASSAADALKILDSLDERGHDPALFLVDQRMPDVTGVEFLLEAVSRFPDARRVLLTAYAETDAAITAINRVRLDYYLLKPWDPPHERLFPVLDDLLSDWLATYRPAYDGIIVAGHLVSPGTHAVRDFFTRNGQPFRFLNVERDPEALTVIAAAQPDAALPLVRFPDGSVVSAPTDTQLAQRLGLATTASRPHYECVIVGAGPAGLAAGVYSASEGLSTLMLDSRAPGGQAGTSSLIENYLGFPSGLSGGDLTRRATIQASRFGAEILHPVEVTSLTRDDPAKILTLADGTEISAETVLLATGVSYNRLDAPGADRFEGAGLYYGAATTESSACISQHVFIVGGANSAGQAAVHFAKYAARVTILVRAASLDDSMSRYLIDEIERTPNIEVRVRTTVVRLHGEDHLERLTLHNSETGEDKEVPARFMFTFIGARPHTGWLAGVVERDEYGFVLTGSDLISNGGELPEEWSLERAPYPLETSVPGVFAAGDVRAHSVKRVASGVGEGAMAVSLIHRYRSMG, encoded by the coding sequence CCGGGTGCTCGGCGCCTCCTCGGCCGCCGACGCGCTCAAGATCCTGGACTCCCTCGACGAGCGCGGCCACGACCCGGCGCTGTTCCTCGTGGACCAGCGGATGCCGGACGTCACCGGGGTCGAGTTCCTGCTGGAGGCCGTCAGCCGCTTCCCCGACGCCCGCCGCGTGCTCCTCACCGCGTACGCCGAGACGGACGCGGCGATCACCGCCATCAACCGGGTCCGCCTGGACTACTACCTGCTCAAGCCCTGGGACCCCCCGCACGAGCGGCTCTTCCCGGTCCTGGACGACCTGCTCTCCGACTGGCTGGCCACCTACCGCCCGGCGTACGACGGGATCATCGTCGCGGGTCACCTGGTCTCCCCCGGCACCCACGCCGTCCGGGACTTCTTCACCCGCAACGGCCAGCCCTTCCGCTTCCTCAACGTGGAACGGGACCCCGAGGCCCTGACCGTGATCGCCGCCGCCCAGCCCGACGCCGCCCTGCCCCTGGTCCGCTTCCCGGACGGCTCGGTGGTCTCCGCGCCTACGGACACGCAGCTCGCCCAGCGCCTGGGCCTGGCCACCACCGCCTCGCGCCCGCACTACGAGTGCGTCATCGTCGGCGCGGGCCCGGCAGGCCTCGCGGCCGGGGTCTACTCGGCCTCCGAGGGCCTGTCCACGCTCATGCTGGACTCCCGCGCCCCGGGCGGCCAGGCCGGCACCTCCAGCCTGATCGAGAACTACCTCGGCTTCCCCTCGGGCCTCTCCGGCGGCGACCTGACCCGCCGCGCCACCATCCAGGCCTCCCGCTTCGGCGCGGAGATCCTGCACCCGGTGGAGGTGACCTCGCTGACCCGCGACGACCCGGCGAAGATCCTGACCCTGGCGGACGGCACGGAGATCAGCGCCGAGACGGTGCTCCTGGCCACCGGGGTCTCGTACAACCGGCTGGACGCCCCCGGCGCCGACCGCTTCGAGGGCGCCGGGCTCTACTACGGCGCCGCGACCACGGAGAGCTCCGCGTGCATCTCGCAGCACGTGTTCATCGTGGGCGGGGCCAACTCGGCCGGCCAGGCCGCCGTGCACTTCGCCAAGTACGCCGCCCGGGTCACGATCCTGGTCCGCGCGGCCTCGCTCGACGACAGCATGTCCCGCTACCTCATCGACGAGATCGAGCGCACCCCCAACATCGAGGTGCGGGTCCGCACGACGGTCGTCCGCCTGCACGGCGAGGACCACCTCGAACGCCTGACGCTCCACAACTCCGAGACCGGGGAGGACAAGGAGGTCCCGGCCCGCTTCATGTTCACCTTCATCGGCGCCCGCCCGCACACGGGGTGGCTGGCCGGGGTGGTGGAACGGGACGAGTACGGCTTCGTGCTCACCGGCTCGGACCTCATCTCGAACGGCGGCGAACTCCCGGAGGAATGGAGCCTGGAGCGCGCCCCGTACCCGCTGGAGACCAGCGTCCCCGGCGTCTTCGCGGCCGGGGACGTACGGGCCCACTCGGTCAAACGCGTCGCCTCGGGCGTGGGCGAGGGAGCCATGGCGGTCTCCCTGATCCACCGCTACCGCTCGATGGGCTGA